The nucleotide window tttttaaataatattaataactttttatattaattttgttatacaTAATAACAacctatattttttaaattttatttttgtaatttaaatttatttattttatattttttagatattaaataaCTTAAGATATTTTATAGTTTGATTAATTCAAAAACCAAATCATTTTTTGGTTaactaaaaattcaattttggtTAATTAACTAAATTTGTTTTATACGATAAAACaggttataaaatttaaaaaccgatttaaatctattataaaaataaaactgatttaaaaaaatcggtttttgaatagaaaaatggattcttaaaaaaaatttggttttttaaacaaactttttttaaattgaatttttaatctaaaaattaaatttttttaaaatttggttaaccggttaaaaatcgatttttctatgattttagaaATGCATCCGACTGGCTAATCGAACCGGTTTAATCAGAAATTGATGATCAAAACGGTCCGATCCAATGTCTAAAACCGTAAATTTAAAAACCACCTAAAAATGTTGAGCCGGCCAAGAACCGGAACGTTGGACCGGACAAGAAACCGGCCGGTTCTTTAAAACGANNNNNNNNNNNNNNNNNNNNNNNNNNNNNNNNNNNNNNNNNNNNNNNNNNNNNNNNNNNNNNNNNNNNNNNNNNNNNNNNNNNNNNNNNNNNNNNNNNNNNNNNNNNNNNNNNNNNNNNNNNNNNNNNNNNNNNNNNNNNNNNNNNNNNNNNNNNNNNNNNNNNNNNNNNNNNNNNNNNNNNNNNNNNNNNNNNNNNNNNNNNNNNNNNNNNNNNNNNNNNNNNNNNNNNNNNNNNNNNNNNNNNNNNNNNNNNNNNNNNNNNNNNNNNNNNNNNNNNNNNNNNNNNNNNNNNNNNNNNNNNNNNNNNNNNNNNNNNNNNNNNNNNNNNNNNNNNNNNNNNNNNNNNNNNNNNNNNNNNNNNNNNNNNNNNNNNNNNNNNNNNNNNNNNNNNNNNNNNNNNNNNNNNNNNNNNNNNNNNNNNNNNNNNNNNNNNNNNNNNNNNNNNNNNNNNNNNNNNNNNNNNNNNNNNNNNNNNNNNNNNNNNNNNNNNNNNNNNNNNNNNNNNNNNNNNNNNNNNNNNNNNNNNNNNNNNNNNNNNNNNNNNNNNNNNNNNNNNNNNNNNNNNNNNNNNNNNNNNNNNNNNNNNNNNNNNNNNNNNNNNNNNNNNNNNNNNNNNNNNNNNNNNNNNNNNNNNNNNNNNNNNNNNNNNNNNNNNNNNNNNNNNNNNNNNNNNNNNNNNNNNNNNNNNNNNNNNNNNNNNNNNNNNNNNNNNNNNNNNNNNNNNNNNNNNNNNNNNNNNNNNNNNNNNNNNNNNNNNNNNNNNNNNNNNNNNNNNNNNNNNNNNNNNNNNNNNNNNNNNNNNNNNNNNNNNNNNNNNNNNNNNNNNNNNNNNNNNNNNNNNNNNNNNNNNNNNNNNNNNNNNNNNNNNNNNNNNNNNNNNNNNNNNNNNNNNNNNNNNNNNNNNNNNNNNNNNNNNNNNNNNNNNNNNNNNNNNNNNNNNNNNNNNNNNNNNNNNNNNNNNNNNNNNNNNNNNNNNNNNNNNNNNNNNNNNNNNNNNNNNNNNNNNNNNNNNNNNNNNNNNNNNNNNNNNNNNNNNNNNNNNNNNNNNNNNNNNNNNNNNNNNNNNNNNNNNNNNNNNNNNNNNNNNNNNNNNNNNNNNNNNNNNNNNNNNNNNNNNNNNNNNNNNNNNNNNNNNNNNNNNNNNNNNNNNNNNNNNNNNNNNNNNNNNNNNNNNNNNNNNNNNNNNNNNNNNNNNNNNNNNNNNNNNNNNNNNNNNNNNNNNNNNNNNNNNNNNNNNNNNNNNNNNNNNNNNNNNNNNNNNNNNNNNNNNNNNNNNNNNNNNNNNNNNNNNNNNNNNNNNNNNNNNNNNNNNNNNNNNNNNNNNNNNNNNNNNNNNNNNNNNNNNNNNNgaactttgatttttttttttaatttgattttggttaaccaattttaaaaaatatggatatgatttttaaaattttgttaaattggTTAACCAAAATGTGGTTATAGTTTTTTAACCGGTTAACACATTTTGGTTTTTTAATGTACacctaataataaaatcaatatatttcagaaaataattaaaaaggagGATCGTATCTCCTAATAAGAGCATAAGAGGAAGGAAACAGAATCGCAAAGCAGTTACCTCAATTTGAATATTGTTACCACAATTGTTCCTTCCCTCTCCTTCCTCACTAAGTATAAgctaaaaagggaaaaaaatctttttaaataaaaaatctcaaaataactcgttttaaataaaaaatatccttttttaaatataaagcGAATACAAATATCttgaaaattacaaaaatgcttttccaaaaaaatcaaagataaaATTGCTAATCTAAACGcaataaatttgaatatttcTTCGGATATTTGCATCTATATAGGCTTCTAGTCTTCTGTCTTCTACACACATTAATCATTCATTCACTCACTCCAATTCTTCTATCTTAATTAAGCTTCTTCCATCTCCCTCATACTCTCTCATAAGTCATAGATCACTGTATTACAAGAAAATATAGAACTGATGATGTTCAAGGTAGCGAATGCATCGGAATACCTGGTAATAACAGGTGCTGGGATCAAAGACGTGAAGCTTGCGAAGAAAGCATGGGTGTTTCCATGGCAATCATGCACCACCTTGGACCTTTCTCCGGTAAACTACACGTTCGAGCTCCAAGCCATGAGCGCCGAGAAGCTCCCTTTCAAGCTTCCTTCGGTGTTCACAATTGGTCCACGTGTCGACGATCACGAGTCTCTCTTAAAGTACGCCAAGCTCCTGTCGACCCATGATAAGCTCTCCAACCACGTTAATGATCTCGTCCAAGGAGTCATTGAGGGTGAGACGCGTGTTCTCGCCGCCTCTATGACTATGGACGAGATCTTCAAGGGAACCAAGGAGTTCAAGCAAGGTATGCAATAACAATAACTtcaccttttttttcttctctgccTTTTAACTTACTTTCTTAAATCaacaatatatttaaatttaaattgtacTTAGATAGTTAGATATGTATCAATGTATCGTAATATCATACTTCTTACCGTTGATTTATGAATATACTAGAAAAAAAGTGGGGTTAAAAGGCCTTATTAAAAGGTTGTCAATGGTAAAAGTCCTAAAATATTAGGTCTTATCAATTAGAAAGAATGCATCATAAATCCTCTTTAATTGTTTTACAATCAACTTTTTTCCCTTTAGTTGTATGCAAACCTATTTAAAATACGattgaattgatttttaaaagtaaTGCTAGAGAACTAATATTTTGGTAAATATCtattactttttcaaaaaaattatttattttaaaaattttagattttaaatcataaattttaaatcttaaatcctaaattttatattttaaattttaaattcttccaaaaaaatagaaatagaaaagaaaaacgaCTTAATAttccctatacttttttcatttttctttttctaatcatttcaccaaagaaaaaaaatgatttttctacTAAACATCCAAATAACCCTATTGGCCTATTTTATTTGATTGCACCTTATTGTGAACTTAATTTGCAAAATGTTGGTAATAATGTTACTCATGAGTAACagaaatcaattaattgaaaCTAACATGCATGTAACCGTTACTTGAAGGTGTGTTCGAGAAAGTTCAGCTAGAACTGAATCAGTTTGGGCTGCTGATCTACAATGCGAACGTGAAGCAGCTGGTGGATGTGCCGGGACATGAGTACTTCTCTTACTTGGGCAAGAAGACTCAGATGGAGGCTGCAAATCAGGCCAAGGTGGACGTTGCTGAAGCCAAGAAGAAGGGAGAGGTTGGTGCCAAGCTTAGGGAAGGCGAGACGCTCCAGAATGCGGCCAAGATCGATGCTGAGACGAAGATCATTGCCACTCAGAAGAAAGGCGAGGGCGATAAGGAGGAGATCAACGTAACTAAATAATgttttgtattttcattattctttaaTGAAAGAAATACATAGTTTATATTGATATAGTCTTGAAACATGTTTATTTGAGTGTTGTAGGTGAGGACATCAGTGAAGGTGTTTGAGAATTCTAAGGAAGCAGAGGTGGCAGAGGCAAATGCAGAGCTAGCAAGGAAGAAGGCGGAGTGGTCGAAGGTGGCAAAGTTGGCGGAGATGGAGGCTACAAAGGCAGTGTCTTTGAGGGAGGCAGAGCTGCAGGGGGAGGTTGAGAGGATGAATGCTAAGGCCAGGACTGAGAAACTTAGAGCTGATTACCTCACCCAGGCAAGCGTTGACTATGAGACCAAGGTTAGTGCCttcacaactttttttttaattattttttatagaaattttaatttctaaattttaaattctaactctaaatcctaaaccttctataaaaattaatgatattaactaactaaaaattaattatctataATTATTCTATACAACTCATTAATTAGTATCCTTCCTTGTATACTATTTCTGCTCATGAAGTATGTAATCTCACTGAATTTCTGAGATTGGCCATTGGACAAAGTAAAATAATGCAACTTATCATCAATTCTTGAATTGTGCAATAATAACTGCATGATAACATTTTGAATTTAtcaaatactttttgttttctgtgaATTTTGCGATATTAGATAATTGATTCAAACACTTTTGCTCATGATGTGTCAATATATAAAATGCGGAATGAAATCCTAGTTACTTTTACTCTTTATGGATCCATAACAAGTAAAATTATTTGATAGGCACAAGAGGCCAACTGGGAACTatacaagaaacaaaaagaagCAGAAGCAGTTCTTTTCCAGAAGGAGAAAGAAGCTGAAGCACAAAAGAAATTGGCAGAGGCAGAGTTTTTCGCTCGCCAACAAGCCGCCGATGCGCAGCTATACGCGAAGAAGAAGGAGGCAGAGGGGCTTATGGCATTAGGGAAAGCCCAAGGTGCATATCTAAAGACACTCCATGAAGCACTTGGAGGAAACTATGCAGCTCTAAGGGACTACTTGATGATAGAACGTGGAATGTATCAAGAGATTGCTAGGATTAATGGCGATGCGGTACGTGGACTCAAGCCGAATATCAGCATTTGGACAAACGGCAATGGCGAAGGTGGTGACGGTGGCAGTGCTTTGAAGGAGGTTGCCGGTGTGTATAAGATGTTGCCACCTTTGTTTAAGACAGTTGAAGAACAAACTGGTATGCTGCCTCCGGCTTGGATGGGAACCTTGCCTCAAAAGAATGCGGATCAAGCTTCTTTAAAGTGAAAAGATTAGTAAAGTGATAAACATGAATgaaatatcattttaatattttaccaATTTCTATAGTTTAGGAGATTTCGTCAAAAGAATGTTTATATTATGTGTTAGCTCATCTACCATTAATATGACATGATTAAGTATTAGTTCTCCTCCATAAATTTGTTTATTAGGCTATTTCTACATTCAATAGAgtgtttatttgatatttttttcaaaGCGTATGCATTAGCCACTAAACACTATTTTGGACAAAATTAACATCCGCACGTAAatgtaaatatataattagaaatttcaattgcatatatatttcttttatgaGAGTTATTAAGTTTGTATATTAGCCACTAAACACTATTTAAATGGCATTATATTTGGATTGAGTAATACGAGGATGGTGTGATCAAGTATTAATTTTGaggataaattattaataattatactatatatatatatatcaaaatcaatcatcaaaatcaattactacattaaaaataaattaaattatacatatattatatagaaTGGTGATCAATTTAATAGTTGATtttgatatatgaataatattttgaaaCTATTAAAATggtaccaaaaaataaataagttattatctgcaaaaaattagagaaaaaaattaaaagtaatacttatatatttaaaaaattttataaattaaattcaattaaattaaataataaaatttaaaataatgttaattataattaattttattatattagatcaatttaattaaatttgataataaaagaCTTGAATTTacattattattcaaaaattaatattgatGCCGACAACGTCTTCTTTCAAAGTGACAAAGAGGACTACCGATTGCATGTGATTATCGTTTTGTTAACACGTTCTATGACATTATTCACATTTTATATCTGTACATTTCTATTTTACATTATAGTTGTTAAATGTTTTTAGttattagtaattaataaatataagtgttatttatatatattataatgagCTTTTTTTATAGACTAGTTTAGAGGCCATTGCTCTAGTGATGAACGCAAGTCTCTTCTTCGTGCGATGAAAGTAGCGTGGCTGCTCTTGCTTCGAGATGCGTGTGAGTCTGGTTGGGAGAAGCACAGACAATGTATATGCCATGCTAGAGAAGTCAGTATTTACTTCTCTCTAATTTCAATGAGTACTTAACATTAATGTTACGGtgataatgataattaattGATTGGGCCGTTTTGGTAGTATTAGCTTCTTGTACCCTTGTCTGATTTTAATGTTAGgtttaaatttcaattctttattttaatcCGCCCAGATCAAGATTTTTCGAAAGAAGGCGTAGTTTTAAACCGAACAATATATATTTCGGGCTAGGAaaagataataattatatttatagtaaataaaaaaaataatattaataagaaGAATACTATTAGCATGAAATGTAAAAAGAAACACTTTTTGTTAGTATTTGAAACAGTGTTGTGAAGATTGAAGAGATAGTTTAGCCTTCTAAGCTTTAGGGTATGTTGTGTATCTTTTTTGGCCTGTGAAATACTGAAATCCAAATGCAATTAGCcatctttatatttttctttgagtaAACTACCATTTGTATTTACGAAAGTTAAAAATactgatatatttatttatagaagaaattattatttgtattcaTGAAATATAAACTTTTGCTAATAAAACTatccaaatccaaaaaattattaaaattttcaaattaccccaccaccaccaccacttacTCCACACCACCACTTTTTCAATCCCAAACCCACCACCAAAATTCTTCCTCACCACCATCCTAAATCTTAATTACCACCATCACTCAATTTAAAGGCAACACCACCTCATTTCCTTCATCACTAccatcatcaccaccaccactatATCTCGATTATCATCTTCTTCACataaagcaacaacaacaacaacaacaatagagAAAGCAAATTGTCTGAGACCACGGCACCACCACCTGCAAACACCAAGTTGTCTCCTCTCACCCGATTTccactcttcttcctctctctcgCCCCTTTTTAGCTCCTCTGCGTAGCCACCGCTGCGGCACTCAACAGTCGCTGGCGCCGTCAAGTTCCACCCAACCTCCACTCGCCACCGCCACGTCCTTTCCCCCTTTCTTTCCTCCTCCACCCTtttcctctctctttcttcttcttcctcttgccTCACCTCCGCGATCCCAGGACCACCGTCGCCTTCTGTTTTCGCCGTCTTTTACAATCCTAGAGCCCCTGCCGCTGTCTGATCGCTACCACTGCCCTAACCCGTTCTAGCTAACCCTCAATCTCTCGCTGACACAGAGTTCCAGCCCCTGTCCAGTCCGCGGTTCCACTAGTCTTCCCCAGTCTACAAACCCAGAAACCACTAAACCTACATCACGTAACCATTCgaagaagtagaagagagagaagcaaaatatataagaaaagagagagaaagagaaagaggaaggaGTTGGCAGAGTTGACGGACTCTGGCGGCAGCGACGAGCTCAGAAAatggaaggagagagagagagaatggggttagggttagtggtggtggtggtgggaaAAAGATGATGCAAATGATGATAAGGGTAATTTGgagtttttatgtgattttttagtatttgaataattttgttatataaaaCTCATGTTTTATgagtacaaatggtaatttcctttttttatagGTAGATATGTCAGCGTTTTCAACTTTCGTTGGTAGAAATGGTagtttactctttttcttttttctaaacCCAAATAAATTAGGGGGTGCTCCCATAAAGACGCATAAAATGCATAGTTGTCAGAACTGAACCGGTGATTGAACCGGTCAAATTACCGAGTTATTGGGTCATTGGTTTAACTGGTGAGTTACTGGTTGAATCGGTTAACCCGAtcctatgtaaataaaaaattaaaaatagtaaaaaatttaaaattaaaatttaaaaaatatatttttactaacattttaaCAATATATagttattctaaaataatataaaacaggaataataagtattttgttaattttattctatcatATATATTTAAGAGAGATAATTAAACGAgagattttgattaatttttctcaaaatctctcttatttttaagagagattttgagaaagaattaaaggagagagataattttattgaaaaaaaatttaagaagaaaagatacaattactaatttttatttgtcaattacatttctattaaaattagtagtatcaaaaaatattttaaatttaatattatgaaaaaaaataaaaaaatttatataaggattaatttgattaatttttaaaattttagtaatgaAAATAACTTACGTCTGAACTTTCAAgaactattttgattataaataatttttttacatgtcGCCACGTGTCACCGATCTGACACGTGGCATGACATCTGTCATTGATCTAACACGTCAACCAATCATCTTGTAACACGTGGCATTAACCCACCACATTATTATGCCACGTGGCATTTAACGTAACATATCATCATCCAACTGACAGAAGGACTAATGTGACCAAATCGTGTATCTTTCAAGGatgattttgattaattttgtctttCGAAGACTAAAATAGAGATCGAAATATCTTTTAAAgacgattttgactattaactatttcattttaataatatttttttatttactataaataaatataattataatcttTTCCTGTCCCGGAATATATATTGTTCGGCTTAAAACTAAGCCTTCCTTCCAAAAATTTTGGTCTGAGCagattaaaataaagaattgaaatttaaacCCAACATTAGAATCAGAAGGGTACAAGTAGTTAATACTATCAAAAACGGCCCAATTAACTAATTATCATTATTACTATAGCATTAATGTTAAGTATTGCCAATAAATCTTAATTCATATGGcatatttctctttttccaCCTTAAAGATCTCCGCTTCAAATCCTACCAAGCTAtgttactaaatatttttataactaaaattaattaagttggcaaaaattcaataaaaaaatatgtgcatgtgttaaaatttttttgttgaaaagtACAAAAGTTGATTGATACATCACAAAAATTTGTACACAATTTATTGACATATAATAGAAATTTTTGTACATATTATAAGAATTTTTGTTTATATCACATAAATTTTTGTTGTAATAAgccaatattttaaatatgtggTTTAGAATAAAATTGTGTTGTGTGTATCAAAAATTTATATGTTGTGTGTCAAAAATTCTTCAGTGAGAactaaaatttatgtattgattGTATTTTATTGATTGACGGTCAATGTTTtgattctttaaaaaaaaatttgtattatacaacaaaatttttatattatatagtaaaatttttggGTTGCATGTATTTTGTTAGTTAGAGGTTAATATTTTGAACACAtcgttttttaaaaatttatatgttatACATCAGAATTTTtgtaaatcaaaattttcatatttttataaaagatgaagaagacaacaacaataatgatgatcatggatgatgaaaaaaaacagaaaaaaaaaatcaaacaagagaagaagatgaaaagacgttgaaaaaaaagaagacaacattaaaaaagaataagaaaagaaaaagatgacaAGGATGATGATCAAATTGTTGAAAAAGATGATATCGACGAAAGAtaacgaaagaaaaaaaaaagagaacgaaaaaacaaaagctaaatCGTATATATACGTAAGTTTGAACAAAAAACGCGTTATATAACTTGGTTAAACATTTTattggtaataaaaaaatttattcatgaATAAAGTCTAGCTAACGATACcagaaaaattgaaaactatatatcaaattcaattttaatgAGAAAAACACAATTCATAATCTGAGCAAACTTCCAAGTTGTATAGTTCGATGATCTACTCCTTGAGTCCTTGCTCAAAGACTCTTAAAGGTTTGTACATCTTTTTTACATGCATGGAAGATCAACAAGataaataatgtaatttgaAGAATGAATTAtgcctttaaaaaaaaaacaagtaaatCGCAATACCTTTGTCATCTGTATGTAAGCTAATTGAAATGAAGTATCTACAAGGAGAGAAATTATGTCCTCATCaaagtagaagaaaaataacttctaaaaaagaaagcaacaatAAGACACTTATAACGAGGACAACAGGGAAAAAATACGATAATAAAAGATGAACAATATTATATgatgaataaatattattatttttattcatatttaatcagtaataattatatttatatttattaaaattttatatacataaattaatacaatttattagAGGTGTGTATGGGTTGGGTGAAACCATATTTGATATGACCTAGATTCGTCCTGAAATATATATCGGGCCTATTTATTAGATTCGAACCTGACCCTAAACCCGATGAAACCTATACACTTTCAGGCCACGATTATACTGAATAAAAACCGAgccgttaacattacattaccttgataccttcttataagttagcatgtaaaaatatccaaattttcaagactccaactattatttgacatggtaaaattcacttagaaaaatataacaaaaatcaactcttctctaaaattaaagtataatcataatcaatactaatattgtctaataataccaaatatttaaatcaatacaaataacacaatattatgcattaattagtctaaaatcttatgcattttaaacataaaacattaacttatagtcttataataactaataatacaaaatattaaggtcTACAGTACTTAAATTCCATATaagaatagccatcatccatcactaataacacaagatattaattgtgtatgatgatcGGGTCACCAGACTGATTTCGGGCGGCCCGAACCATGGCCCGAACTCGACCCGAAGTAATGACTgaatctatttttgagacccttatcCGATtctaaacccaataaaattacaCCAAATTACAAATTAGTCTCTAAAGTGTTCGGACCGAGTCGAGTCTTCAGGCTAGGTGGGACCATGTACACCCCTATATTTTAtactcatattttttaaaatttatatatataaattaataaaatttatttattaaaaataatttaatatttatattaattaaataataataaaaaataataaaaattattggtCTCAAAATTTATCATAGGAAAGGGTGAGGGGAGGGGGgaagaaataaaagaatgacACCCCTTCAATAAAAAACCATACCgacaataaaaactaaaagagGGTAAAGATAGAAACAAAATTAGGCAGCCAAATGTTTAACATAAAACAACTTTCTGATCTATTGCCAAAGGAAATTTCAAAAGTTTACATAAAGTAGGGGTGAGTTATAACTTGCATCTGTCAATATGAGAAGAAGGATATACCTATCATTTCTGACATAAGTAAATATCTTATTGtccaattttttataatttttaaaaggatcatttgattagttttaaattatttaatgtcctataataaaaataatatttttataattgtccCGTTTTAGACAGATAGACTTTATTAGCTAATAATTCAATGTGTTTGCTTTcactaacaaaaaatagaaataaaaaatatttaagacaaaataaaaattaaaaattaaaattacaaaaattaaaaacattgaaaactaaaaacttttaaatcaatccaCGACCAATATGTATCGGATTCCAAACCTGCAACCACAATGTATTAAAGGCAAGATgtgagaataaaaaatatctaatgaaaacaaattttaaaacaatggaaaaaattaatagtttaaaaaaattatttcattttatatagGTGGCTTTAAGTAATTTATAAGTGgggtattttttttatgtctctttaatttatgatttattatttatttataggaATAAAAGAATAATCAATTACAACTATACAGGTACAAAAATTAATGCCATTATACATTgctaaaaaagatataattttatttgtttttagtgAAAGATATTACACAGGACTTTATTGGTACGAGTTGAGAATAGGATTAAAGACTCGTCAGTCTTTCGTAATGATAGAATTGAATTTTTAGAGTAGGAAGTGGTACATGttgatgaatgaaaattaaagtttaCGGATGTTGATAAGTGCACTGAATCGCTCAATTAATACTACGGTGAGTGAATATCtttttcacaaatattaaaaaattgaacaagTAAATATCATATTAAATGTCTGATTAGATTAAAGGAACCTGGATTGAAGAGGAAAAGATTGAAAGATTTAGAACTTAAATGCTTGAATGCTTACTGATAGAGAGCTTGAATGCTGATTTAAGAGAAGACAATGATGATGAGAGTTAAAGATTTTTGGAGATGTTTATTCTTTTAGAGAAATCAAACCTCGTTTATTTATCTTGAAGTTTGCAAAAATTCTTCGCGACAAATCTTTAGTAACTAatttccaattccttgattcctcAATTTCTCAAGCATTAATTAGTcgtcaattaattaatcaagagATTAAACGCaaaaattgatttagttttctaatAAGATTTAAAGGTAGTCCTTAGGTCGAATTACATGTCACATATTTAAGTTAGTCCTATCCAGTTAAATctttagaaaaaaatacaattttcaaAAGTTGTTATAATGTAAATTATATGACTTACTAAATTCTTCAAGTATttagtagaaaaaaaatattaatagatattataatcaaattaactTTTAAGGTTAAATTAAACCTATTTGATTTCTAATctagtattttttcaaaaaataatattattaaaccATCAACAGCTTAATTAAgttctttttgaaaaaatagctcaaaacaaaaaatatttatattaaaagtagcttataaataagttattttgtatttagttttttagttctaaaagtgcttattttaaaagaaatatgataaaaaaaatttattatgagaaaatttatttttttaactttttcataAACACTTAAATAGTTTCTTAAAAAGTtacaatttagttttaaaaattgtaccagacattaatactatatattttcacaagttaaaaataaaaacaagttaCTTATGAATCTATCCAAACATGCCATAAGTATAATCAaagttattcttttattttcacttgAATCTCAACTTGATCACCAAATTATCA belongs to Arachis duranensis cultivar V14167 chromosome 8, aradu.V14167.gnm2.J7QH, whole genome shotgun sequence and includes:
- the LOC107463272 gene encoding uncharacterized protein LOC107463272 → MKFKVANASEYLVITGAGIKDVKLAKKAWVLPWQSCTTLDLSPVNYTFELQAMSAEKLPFKLPSVFTFGPRVDDHECLLKYAKLLSSHDKLSNDVNDLVQGVIEGETRVLAASMTMDQIFRGTKEFKQGVFEKVQLELNQFGLLIYNANVKQLVDVPGHEYFSYLGKKTQMEAANQAKVDVAEAKKKGEVGAKLREGETLQNAAKIDAETKIIATQKKGEGDKEEINVRTSVKVFENLKDAEVAEANAELARKKAEWSKVAKLAEMETTKAVSLREAELQGEVERMNAKAKTEKLRADYLTKASVEYETKAQEANWELYKKQKEAEAVLFQKEKEAEAQKKLAEAQFFARQQAADAQLYAKKKEAEGLMALGKAQGAYLKTLHEALGGNYAALRDYLMIEGGMYQEIAKINGDAVRGLKPNISIWTNGNGEGSDGGSALKEVAGVYKMLPPLFKTVEEQTGMLPPAWMGILTQKNTKIITKLMMFKVANASEYLVITGAGIKDVKLAKKAWVFPWQSCTTLDLSPVNYTFELQAMSAEKLPFKLPSVFTIGPRVDDHESLLKYAKLLSTHDKLSNHVNDLVQGVIEGETRVLAASMTMDEIFKGTKEFKQGVFEKVQLELNQFGLLIYNANVKQLVDVPGHEYFSYLGKKTQMEAANQAKVDVAEAKKKGEVGAKLREGETLQNAAKIDAETKIIATQKKGEGDKEEINVRTSVKVFENSKEAEVAEANAELARKKAEWSKVAKLAEMEATKAVSLREAELQGEVERMNAKARTEKLRADYLTQASVDYETKAQEANWELYKKQKEAEAVLFQKEKEAEAQKKLAEAEFFARQQAADAQLYAKKKEAEGLMALGKAQGAYLKTLHEALGGNYAALRDYLMIERGMYQEIARINGDAVRGLKPNISIWTNGNGEGGDGGSALKEVAGVYKMLPPLFKTVEEQTGMLPPAWMGTLPQKNADQASLK